The nucleotide sequence TGAAAGATATCTGGGGTGACGATTTGGCTGAGCCCGGCTCGGTATTTTACGCCGATCTATTTGAGCTGTATCTTGCTGCCGCATAGCTTTACGTGCAACCATTATTGAGAGAGGGAAGCTTGCCAATGTCTATTCCAGGAGATGAGCGTTTTAGCTACGATACTAATCGCGAGCTTAAAAGTGCTGCAAAAGTTAGAGCATTGGAAGCTCTTTTGATTGAGAAAGGTATCATCGGCGGCGAAACGGTCAATAAAGTTTTGCAATACTTCGATTCCCAGATGGGGCCGTTCAATGGAGCAAAACTGGTTGCCCGAGCCTGGGTCGATCCAGAGTTTAAGCAGCGCTTAATTGAAGATTGCAATGCTGTTTGTGCAGAGCTCGACCTTCCAACCGGTATGTCTGGAGCAGAAGGCGAACACATGCGGGTGGCTGAGAATACCCCTTCGGTGCATAACTTAATTAACTGTACGCTATGTTCTTGCTACCCTTGGCCCACCCTAGGGCTCCCTCCATACTGGTATAAAGACCCAACCTTTCGAGCGAGAGCGGCCCGCGAACCCAGAGCCGTGCTCAAAGAGTTTGGCCTCGATTTGGATGACTCAGTGCAGATTCGAGTGTGGGATAGCAGCGGACAAATCCGCTGGTGGGTCTTGCCCGAACGACCTGCGGGCACAGAGCATATGAGGGAAGAGGAACTGGCTGCTCTGGTAACGCCGGAGTCCATGATGGGTGTGGCGAAGGTAAAGGCTCCCTAGTGATTGTGTTGGTTGCATTATGTTTACTCAATTCGAACACTTTGCGGCTTCTAGCCTGATGGGTTCTGAGGAAGCTCTACCCCGCGAGAATGGCCAGCTTGCCTTTAATCGCAGTTGGGAACAAGTTGCATTTGCCCTGGCGATCGCCCTCTCTAAAAAGGGCTATTACGAATGGGAAGAGTTTCGTCAGAATCTGATCGACACGATTCGCGAGTGGGAGTCAGACCATGACTTGGACGATCCAACTTGGGATTACTACCAACGCTGGTATGCGGTCCTAGAGAAGTTAGCGTTGGAGTCGGGCGCGATCGATCGGGCAGAACTTGAGGAGAAGGTCGCAATCCTGTTAGCCTGCGAGCCTATCCACGAGGAATAGGAGGACTCCGACGCACGGCCCATCAGCCCATTAGGGGATTCCTGACGCGAATATTATCGAAACAAGCTATCACCTGAGCTCAGCAGCGTTTGTTATGCGCGTGCCTCAACCCACTGCTCCATGAAGCGCATCAATTCAGCGATCGATAGCCGCTCGATATTCCGTGGAGAGAACCCTCGGGCCGTCAGCTCATCATAGTTGTCAGCCATGAAGTCGGTAAACGCGCCCCATATTGCCGCGGGGCCATCGGCTGCCAAATTGGCTTCGTGATTCAGCCAGTTTCGGACTACAGCGACAATTTCTTCTGGCTCATTTTCATGGACTTCGATGTCTGAACCAGAAACGTCAGAAAGTGCGGCCTGGTAGCGGTGGCGCTCCGCCTCAAGTATCAGACATTTCTTTTCCGACGATTCCCCACCCTTGAAGCGTCGGCACCCGAAATCTATGCCAAGTTCAAACGGCATGTTGAGCCGGTAGAACTCTCCCGCTGTTTCAGCTTTTAACCTGGACAGGTCGTGAATTGAATACTTCGATTCTTCAATGAGTCCGATGATTTTCTCAATACGAACTTCAGCAGAATTTAGGCGCTCCAGCGCAATTCGCGGCGTGAAGCCAAGATAATAGATTGTGAATAGTAGTGGGCGAAGGAGTGGCCGAAATTTATCGTCGAATGGACAATTGACGAATACGTTACGTTCAAATGTCATTCACTCCAGCGCCCTTAGCCCCGCGGCGGATGGGGATCCTGGCCGTAGCTATCTCTTTGGCGGATAGTTCCATCCTTACGGTGGATGTACAGCTCTGCGTGTTCCTTCTTAGCAAGGTCTCGCGCGAATTTTTCCGCGGCCTTCTGGGTGTCGAAGACGCGTGTGGCCCGCTCAGCACCCGATTTCCGTACGGCCCAACCGCCCTTCAGGCTAGGAACTACGTGTCTTCCAGTCTTGCTCACGGTCGATGCCCTTGGATGCTTCACGGTGTGTCGCTTATTGTAGCGCATAACTATAGTTTGGCGAGGATGCGAGATTACTGAAATATTCGCTCGATCGCCTGGGTCAGGGCCTGTTGAAACGCGCGTTTCCGTCTGGGGGTGAGAGGCTGGCTCCAATCCAAGGGAATCACTTCGCCCAATTCCGCCATGCGAGGGTGAGTTCTATCTTTGCGTGCTAGATACGCCGAGTTGTCAAATCCCATCGTTTCCACCACAATGTTGTGCTGTCCTTTGCGGTCGAGGCGATCGCGATAGAGGACAAAATCCGGTCGGTAAGGCTCCCCCTCACTCGACGCAAAATCGTGCAAGGGTTTGGTAACGGTCAGAGGGATACCCTGCCGACAAACCAATCTCTGCAACTCCAGTAACAGCGCCAGGGTTTGCCGCTCGGCATCGCTATCCACCGGCACCAGCAGGGAAGTGCTGTAAACGGGATGGGTATACGCCTGCCGCAAGACATACTGTCCCGGTGCGAGTTTGCTTTCGCCAAGCTGGGCGATCGCCCAGTAGGGGGCCGAGCGGTGGGAATGAGGGGGAGCAAAGCAAATGGGGGGCTCTTCAATCGCGATCGAGTCGGGTTTCCCCACAAAATAGAGCTGGCGACGCTCGATATCCACTTGACTGGCAAGGCCCACAAACCAAGCTTGGGGTTTGACGTGCGGCGGCCAGTCGCCCCCGCCCCGAGACAGAAGTGCTTCCAATCGCTGGCATCCTGCCGCGATCGCCTCGGGCTCCGTTGTCAAATAGTGTCGCAGGGGAATGCGATTGATGATGTGGCGTTTGGTGCGCTGCAGGCGGCGGTACTGCTGCTGGGGATAATTCGATCGCCGCCACCAGCCGGGACGAATGACATTGAGCTGAGCTTCTTCTAAGAGCGTAAACAGCATGCGGGCCAGCTTGGGCCAGCGATGGGAACGACGGCGATCCGTTTGGATGGCCAGTTGGGTGGGCTGTTGGCTGACCGGGCGAGCCTCGGGCGCTCGATCGGTCAGATCGAGCACAAAGCTGGTGCTTGAAGCTAAAGGTCTGAGGGCATGGCCCACTTGCGAGGCTGAGCGAGAGTTTGGGAGAGAGGATTCTGGCCTAGTGCGATCGAAGGCAAACCGATCTTCCAGTCGGTCGGGAATATGAAAAATGCAGGTGGGATGGTGGGGAAATTGCGATCGAATGCGTCGAAAGGAATAACGGCTTCCCCAACTGTCTAGCTGAATGGGGCAGAGCAGCGGTTGGCGATCGGCTTCCCCCTGGCAGTCGCAGGCGATCCACAAATGGCGATCGCGCAGCCGCTTGAGAACTTCGGCAATCTGGGCATCCAATCGGAACGTGCGCTCGCCTCGAAGCTGAGAATCATACCACTGATTGAAGAGAGCTTCGTCGCCTGCGACAGACTCCCCTGCGGGGAGAAGAGGCTGACCGGGTTTGGTTTTACGGACGATCCGCATTATCTGCAGTTGCGCGCTAAGGCCATTGTTCCAAGCTTCCGAGCAACGTCAAGGGAAGACTGAAACCTCGTGACTCGGTGCTGGCTATTGCTTCGCCAAGTTGAAGGGTTGCCCTGACCCTGGATGCCCGGTCTACATCTAGTGAAATCCGGCTGTCGGTGGCGGTTTATTCAGACGCGGCAGGTTGAGAGCCAAACCGATAGCCTTTGCCATACACCGACTGGATTAGAGGGCGCGATCGCTTTTTCTGCCCTTCAAGCTTGCGCCGCAATAACTTCACTTGAGCAGCCAACACATTACTACTCGGTTTCTCCTCATCCGGCCATAAATGCCGATAGATCTGCTCGCGACCGAGCAGTTGACCGGGATGAGTCATGAAATAGTCCAGCAGTTGAAATTCCTTTTCAGACAGGGCGATCGCTTTGCCTTGTCGGTACGCCATGCGATTGTCGCGATCGAGCTCCAGATCCTCCACCTGCAATCGCTGCGGGGTTGGAACTGTAGTTGGAGAGGACTGCGATCGCCGCAGTTGTGCCCTCACCCGCGCCATCAACTCCCGCAATTCGAAGGGCTTGACTAAATAGTCATCCGCTCCGGCATCCAGCCCTTCGACGCGATCGTCGAGGGTATCCTTTGCGGTCAGAAACAGCACGGGAGTCGCTCCGCACGCCGTCCGCACGCGCTGACACAACTCCAAGCCCGAGTGATGGGGCAACATCCAATCGAGCACAATCAGGTCGTAGGGCGAATCGGTGACGGAGGAATGGGTTTCGAGCAATGCCAGAGCCCCTCGACCGTCGTAGGCCACATCCACTTCATACCCTTCGCGGGCAAATAACTGTGCCAGCGAGTCGGTTAATTCCACTTCGTCATCCACCAGCAGAATTCGCATGTCTTCGAATCGAAGGGGTTTCTACCCTCCAGCTTGCTCGACAAACTCACAATAACGCCGCACTGCCACAAGTCAGCTTAGCAACTGCTTCACTGAAACTTCGAGATCTGGAAAAGCCAGGGGTACAACGATCCCTGCTTGTAAGGACGTTTTACTGCGGTATCGACCTGCTGAAGGTTGGCGGTGAACCCACAATACTTTGGCCTGCACGTCAGCCACCCAGTATTCTCTCAACTGAGCCCGGGCATACGTTCGTGCCTTCTGCTCCAGATCGTATTCGAGCGTTGTATTAGAAATCTCCACCACCCAATAGATGTCCGCAGGGGTTGGATGGCGATCGTCGTAGCGTTCCAAAGGGGACTGCGCAATTGTCAAGTCGGGCTCTGGCTCTGAATCTGTTTCGCTCAGGTCGATCGGGGTTGCAGGTAAGACTTCAGCGCGCTCTCCTAGCAATTGCTGCAAATACCTCAAGGCTTTTCGATATGTAGATGCATGAATCGGTCTTTCGGGAGGCATGTCTACGATCTGGCCCTGCAGTAATTCGACCCGGCGATCGACAAAAGCTCCCGCATCAATCCTGCGGTGGTAGTCGTCTACGGTCACAGTCGGCAGTTCCAATACCATGTTTTTTCTCGCATTCGATCGCCCGCCTACTCCCCATCGTCCGCCAACTGGCCGCAGACCATCAACAGGTGGTCGATATTGGCTTCTCGAAAGACTTCCCCTCGTGCCACAAAACCGTGCTTGCGATAAAACTCTGTTGTCTGCACCTGTGCGTGCAGTTTTAGGCTGGGAAAACTGCGATCGCGAGCTACTGACATCATAAACTCCAAGAGTTGAGAGCCATATCCTCGCCCGCGATACGCTTTGCGAATCGCCAAGCGCTCTAACTTGGCGTAATGGCTGAAAAACCGAATCCGTCCTGCCGCAAACGGCTCTGCATCGATTTCCCCCAAGATATGAGTGGACGACCAATCTCGACCGTCCACTTCAATCTCATAGGGGCAGTTTTGCTCCTCGATAAACACGATCGCCCTCACTGCCAAAACAGCGATCGTCTCGTCTAAACTACGAGTCACCCGAAACAGCGGCTGTCCCAACGTCAAGCGTTCTCCCCAATCCTGTCCCTAAAAGTGTCAGTGGCGTGGCTGAGGCGATCGCCCCTCTAGCGAGTTGAATCTTGTAGGAAATCGCCAAAATTCAGAATGGTATTTTGGTCGCTTACCACCGTCTTGACACCATCCGGCAGATTGCGCACGTACTCCAACTGAATTACGTCGGGGTTTTTCTGGAGCGCCTCTCCCTTAAGCCGAATCGATTGGGCTTCCCCTTCCGCCTTGACGATGACCCGCTGGGCAATCAGCTTGGCCTGCTCCACTCGATAGACCTCTCGCTGTTTCTCCTGTTCCGCAATCTGCTTCGCCTCGATCGCCGATTGAAACTCGCGGGAGAATTCTACATTGCGCAACAGCAAACTCTGCAGTAACAGGCCCTCATCCGCCATCAACCCTGCTAACTCCGCCTGGATTTGGTCTTGAATCTCGGCCCGCTGCCCGGAATACACCCCAATGGCCGAAAAGCGCGCAATCACGTTACGCACCACTGCCTGCGAGGCTGGGCGGATGATTTTATTCAAATAGTCGGGACCGACGGCTTGATGCAGCACGGCGACGCGTTCGGGATTAATGCGGTAGCGCACCGATATATCCAGATCCACCCGCTGCCCGTCAGCAGTCAGAGCCGCAAGGGAATCGGCTACCCGCATGCTGCGCTCCTCACTTTGGGAGGTCATGTTGTAAGTTTGGGTGCGCACGTCGTAGAGTACCGGAAATTGCAGCACCGGAATCAGGATGTGGATGCCTTCTCTGCGGGGGGCCATCTCGGTGCCCACCAAGCGATTGAACACCACTGCTTCATAACCGGGTTGCACGATCAGGAGGCAGCGGGGGATGACCACCAACGCGGCTAGCAGCACCAGCAGCCAAGGCAGCAGATTGAACTGTGGGGTTGGTAAATTTTTTCCGGGCGAAAAGGGAGGACGCATGCAGCGGTTTCCATCAACTCTGTTAAGAGCCTAATGCAAGCCGCGAAGCTTTGCTCGTCCATTTGCTCGATGTTTTCCCTTCCCACTCACTCCTGTTTCAACAGCTTCTCAGTCATGCAAGCTCGGCTTTATTGACCGCTTTCGCCAACTCCATCGGGCTGAGTGGGAATACTGAACGATGTCTGGCGCAGTGACTGGAGTGAGAGGGACTATGGACGGAACGCAGTTGAACGAAGCACGAGATATTGCTGCGGCGATTCAACGGGCCACAGGCTTGCCGATTGAAAGTTTCAAAATTAGGCAGAAGTCCAACACTCTCCACATTCTAATAACACGCCCCTCTAGCGAGCCCCTCGATTACTCGACCCTGACCCCAGCCATCCAATCGGCGATCGCTCCCGTCCTCTCCCCCAAACTCGAGACCCTGAGTTTGTACAGCCGTGCCCCCGGTCAAAAACGGCCCGATTGGTCCGAACATCTTATCCTCTCCGCAAGCCCCTCTAGCTACTCTCCCACCCGCATTGCTCGCTCGTCGGCCCCTACTCAAGTTGTCTCGCCTCCCAGTCGCAACGCTCGCCTATCGGCAGCCAGCCCAATGGCATCTTCTTCTACCACCCTATTGGCCGAGGACGACCTAGACCTCTCCCAATACAGTTTTGTGCGCAGTCAAAGAATGTTGACTGCGGATCTGCCGGCCCCTCCCGAGGCGATCGCCAGTGCCGTAGTACAGTTTCACAACTGGCCCAGCCTGCGCAAGCAAGAAGCCCTCAAGCTGCTCGAACGCTTTTTCCGCGCTCCCGCTCGTCTCGATACCCATGACCTCGCCACCGGCCTGCAAAACTGGATTGGCGAGTTGCAGCAATTAAACGAGCAGAAACAACGCACAGCCGCCATTTGGTTCACCCGCTACTGCCAACATCCTGACGCCACGATTGAAACACTGGGGGGAAGTGGTGACAGCCCCGCCAGCCCTCCCCCCCGAGCTTCCTCCAGCAGCGCCAGCCCTCCTCCCCGAGCCCAAGCTTCCGCCCCCATTGACGACGACAGCCAAACCGGGCTGGCCAATTATTGCTTCGTGGGCAATCGTCGCCTGCTCAATGCCGATTTACCCGCTCCGACAGAAGAGATTATCCGATCCTTGCAAACATTCCACAATTGGCCCGAACCGATTAAATGGACTGTGTTGCCAGTCTTAGAAGCTTTTTTCAGCAGCCCCAGCCAAACTCCCAAGCACGACCTCCCTTTCGAGCAGCAACAATGGTTGCAGTCACTCGCCTCCCTCAAGGAGCAAAAACTGCGTTCGGCGGCCATTTGGTTCAGTCGGTATTGCAATCGGCCCGAGAGCGTGATTCCCCTGTTCGAAGTCTCAGTTCTAGCAGCAAGGGGTAGGTCCGACTCTCGCCAAGATCCCACAGTCATGGCATATACGGCAGGGGCAAAGGGCAATCGCCGCACTCTATGGGAAGGCTCTGCCAATCGCAATCATTCCCCCGACAGCTTAGCAGGAGCAAGCGTTCCGGCTGCAGCATCCAGCGCTTCCTATACTCAGACAACTTCCTCTGCTTCCCAGCCATCA is from Synechococcus sp. PCC 7336 and encodes:
- the nthA gene encoding nitrile hydratase subunit alpha gives rise to the protein MSIPGDERFSYDTNRELKSAAKVRALEALLIEKGIIGGETVNKVLQYFDSQMGPFNGAKLVARAWVDPEFKQRLIEDCNAVCAELDLPTGMSGAEGEHMRVAENTPSVHNLINCTLCSCYPWPTLGLPPYWYKDPTFRARAAREPRAVLKEFGLDLDDSVQIRVWDSSGQIRWWVLPERPAGTEHMREEELAALVTPESMMGVAKVKAP
- a CDS encoding nitrile hydratase accessory protein, which encodes MFTQFEHFAASSLMGSEEALPRENGQLAFNRSWEQVAFALAIALSKKGYYEWEEFRQNLIDTIREWESDHDLDDPTWDYYQRWYAVLEKLALESGAIDRAELEEKVAILLACEPIHEE
- a CDS encoding DUF2188 domain-containing protein, yielding MRYNKRHTVKHPRASTVSKTGRHVVPSLKGGWAVRKSGAERATRVFDTQKAAEKFARDLAKKEHAELYIHRKDGTIRQRDSYGQDPHPPRG
- the rppA gene encoding two-component system response regulator RppA, with product MRILLVDDEVELTDSLAQLFAREGYEVDVAYDGRGALALLETHSSVTDSPYDLIVLDWMLPHHSGLELCQRVRTACGATPVLFLTAKDTLDDRVEGLDAGADDYLVKPFELRELMARVRAQLRRSQSSPTTVPTPQRLQVEDLELDRDNRMAYRQGKAIALSEKEFQLLDYFMTHPGQLLGREQIYRHLWPDEEKPSSNVLAAQVKLLRRKLEGQKKRSRPLIQSVYGKGYRFGSQPAASE
- a CDS encoding Uma2 family endonuclease; translation: MVLELPTVTVDDYHRRIDAGAFVDRRVELLQGQIVDMPPERPIHASTYRKALRYLQQLLGERAEVLPATPIDLSETDSEPEPDLTIAQSPLERYDDRHPTPADIYWVVEISNTTLEYDLEQKARTYARAQLREYWVADVQAKVLWVHRQPSAGRYRSKTSLQAGIVVPLAFPDLEVSVKQLLS
- a CDS encoding GNAT family N-acetyltransferase, whose protein sequence is MTLGQPLFRVTRSLDETIAVLAVRAIVFIEEQNCPYEIEVDGRDWSSTHILGEIDAEPFAAGRIRFFSHYAKLERLAIRKAYRGRGYGSQLLEFMMSVARDRSFPSLKLHAQVQTTEFYRKHGFVARGEVFREANIDHLLMVCGQLADDGE
- a CDS encoding prohibitin family protein yields the protein MRPPFSPGKNLPTPQFNLLPWLLVLLAALVVIPRCLLIVQPGYEAVVFNRLVGTEMAPRREGIHILIPVLQFPVLYDVRTQTYNMTSQSEERSMRVADSLAALTADGQRVDLDISVRYRINPERVAVLHQAVGPDYLNKIIRPASQAVVRNVIARFSAIGVYSGQRAEIQDQIQAELAGLMADEGLLLQSLLLRNVEFSREFQSAIEAKQIAEQEKQREVYRVEQAKLIAQRVIVKAEGEAQSIRLKGEALQKNPDVIQLEYVRNLPDGVKTVVSDQNTILNFGDFLQDSTR